In the genome of Candoia aspera isolate rCanAsp1 chromosome 4, rCanAsp1.hap2, whole genome shotgun sequence, the window GAGAATCATAGAAACTGGACCCGAAAATATCCAGCTTCTGAGGGGACTGGGTTTGCTAATTCTGCTGTAaggaatttatctatctatctatctatctatctatctatctatctatctatctatctatctatctatctatcatctatctatctattaattatttgatttctatagctgcccatctcagcaagtgactctgggcagctttcccCAGGTCTAGATTGTCCTCTGGTGTTCATTTACCAAATCCCCAGGATGAATCCTTGGGCTTCTGTCATGAGATCTTGTTAGAGAAAAAGTCCTCTAGTTTCTCTGGAGTTTCAGACCCTCTAGGAATCCAGTGACTCCTTCAGAGTCCTTGATGTCGGCTGATGTAAGAACCCTACatagtatcattttttttttttccagaggagaGACTGCGTGAAGACTTAGGTATGGCAGGGGCATTGAAGCCCTCAAATTGCCAGTGAATAATACAGCACTTTCAGAGTTCCTTAAGAAGCAATAGCCCATCGATCTGAAATCGTCAGAAAACCCTTTGCAAAGTAAGATCAATACCTCATAATTTGCTAAAGGTCATGATTGTTGGGTTGGTACCTCCCATTCTGGAACTTCATgaaaaggaattttaattttaagtgaTATTTAGGGGAACATTAAGAGAGTTTTATTGTCAGCTTTTTGCTTATGGTTAATATTTGATTCTTTTGATCCTTGAAGAGATCATGCCTGAAATTTCTGCACAAGTTGATATTCTGCCTTGGATGGAAAGGGACCTTTTTTACCTAACAGGAATGGCTCACTGTAGATGGTAAACAATAGGCAGAAGTCACATTTAATGGGAAACTGAGCTGCCTTCAGTATGACCCAGTTCCCTTTTCTGGCAATCCTCCCATTACATTAGCATTTCAGAATTCTGAGTTAAAACATACGTGCATAATTTCAGGTATGAAAAGGGTGTTATTCCAAGACAATACTTTAAAATTGGACTTTATTCTTATAGACTTCCTATTCTGGACAGAATCCCTGAAATgatgaagaaagaaatcataagcGGGCAGCACACGCAATCAAACCTGTGTCTTAAACAGAATTGAAAATGCTAAAAATGAATTGTGAGAAAGTATCCTACAGTGCTTGCATGATTCACTAAGATGATGGAATTATACACGGAATGCAGACAACATTAAACTAACATTGCAGTCATCCAGTTTACTACTTGAACCAACTAATCACTTGATTCAATTTAccacttctgagtaaacatgaaaGAATTAGGATATAGGTTGCGAAGTATGAcaagctgatttattttttaaaaaaatgcttaaaagaattatttaatttcttatttcataCTTCTCTTGTGTTCCCAAGGTCCTATCTGGGTGGTACCATGAAAAAAGACAATGGCACCTGCTTCACTGAGATTGCCCTGCTGGGCTTCTCCGATTTCCAGACTCTGCAAGAACTTCTCTTTTGCCTCGTTCTGACATTCTACTTCATGGCCTTGATGGGCAACAGCCTGATTTTGATCCTCATCATTCTCAATCCTACCCTTCATActccaatgtacttcttcctctggAACTTGTCCTTTCTGGAAATCGGCTACACCTCGACCATCGGCCCAAATTTGCTAATGAATTTATTATCAGAGAACCAGACTATATCTTTTTGGGGCTGTGGATGTCAAATGTGTTTCTTCATTCTCTTTGGTAGCACTGATTGTTGTCTTCTTTGTGTCATGGCTTATGACcgctatgttgccatttgcaaacccTTGCAATATCCCTATATCATGAACTACAGGGAATGTACTAAGCTTGCTGCTGCCTCATGGGCCATTGGGGTTTTCATAGGTTTGGGCCAATCCATTTCAATATTGACTCTTCCCTTCTGTGGGTCAAATAGAATCAGCCACTTCTTCTGTGATGTTTTGCCTGTTCTGAGACTGGCTTCCACCAATACCTACAAAAATGAAGTGGCCATTGCCACAATGGCAGTTCTAGTTATCCTGGTACCCTTTCTGCTCATCCTTTTTTCCTACATCCTCATCATCTCCACTATTTTCAGGATGCCAGTGGCCAAGAACAGGCGCAAAGCATTTTCCACGTGTTCCTCACATCTCACTGTGGTCTGCATTTTCTATGGAACTGGCATTTTTACCTACATTCGTCCCAACTCAGCATATTCCATGGACAGTAACAGATTCCTTGCAGTGCTGTACATAGTAGTGACCCCAAGCTTGAACCCCATCATTTACAGCTTGAGGAATAAAGAGATTAAAGCTGCTTTCATGAAATCAGCAGTAAGGAAACAGGTCTTCCTTAGGTAATAATCCAATTATACCTCTTTCACCTCTTCATCAGATTACAGTTATTATGCACATATTTAGGCAGTGGAATGAATTCTAGGAGATGCCAGTGGCAGATGTTATGCCTAACTGTGGAATAACCCACAGTTGGAGACAGAGGTATGGAAAACAATGGGAGAAGCCC includes:
- the LOC134497420 gene encoding olfactory receptor 10C1-like, translating into MKKDNGTCFTEIALLGFSDFQTLQELLFCLVLTFYFMALMGNSLILILIILNPTLHTPMYFFLWNLSFLEIGYTSTIGPNLLMNLLSENQTISFWGCGCQMCFFILFGSTDCCLLCVMAYDRYVAICKPLQYPYIMNYRECTKLAAASWAIGVFIGLGQSISILTLPFCGSNRISHFFCDVLPVLRLASTNTYKNEVAIATMAVLVILVPFLLILFSYILIISTIFRMPVAKNRRKAFSTCSSHLTVVCIFYGTGIFTYIRPNSAYSMDSNRFLAVLYIVVTPSLNPIIYSLRNKEIKAAFMKSAVRKQVFLR